A genomic stretch from Streptomyces sp. QL37 includes:
- a CDS encoding isocitrate/isopropylmalate family dehydrogenase — protein MRIAVVPGDGIGGEVVPAVLPALSLLSDHFRLGLSFETFDWGAERWLAEGVGLPSGALDMLASDYGAVLLGALGDPRIPDMAHGRDILLGLRRGLDLYVNYRPFTPAGSDRAVALFRENTQGLYAGVGGTVAQGGRPAVAIDECVYTRETVERFLRYCLRTLSDSGRKRVTLVHKSNAVPHTGRLWQEVFRAELDRHPGLVGSDEYVDSFCYHLVRDSSPYEGIVASNLFGDIVSDIGAALMGGLGLAASASICPETGYALFEPVHGSAPDIAGRGIANPYATATAAALMLDHLGHHSAAVPLRRALASAARSDAATPDMGGHGTTATFIGEVMACLEKDLSDESTVSHG, from the coding sequence ATGAGGATCGCGGTGGTTCCCGGGGACGGAATCGGTGGCGAGGTCGTCCCGGCCGTCCTGCCCGCGCTGTCGCTCCTCAGCGACCACTTCCGGCTCGGCCTCTCGTTCGAGACCTTCGACTGGGGCGCCGAGCGGTGGCTGGCCGAGGGTGTCGGTCTGCCGTCCGGCGCACTCGACATGCTGGCCTCCGACTACGGTGCCGTTCTCCTGGGCGCACTGGGCGACCCCAGGATCCCGGACATGGCACACGGCCGCGACATCCTGCTGGGGCTGCGCCGGGGCCTCGACCTGTACGTGAACTACCGGCCCTTCACCCCGGCCGGCAGCGACCGGGCCGTCGCCCTGTTCCGGGAGAACACCCAGGGGCTCTACGCCGGAGTCGGCGGCACCGTCGCCCAAGGAGGGCGACCGGCCGTAGCCATCGACGAATGCGTCTACACCCGGGAGACCGTCGAGAGGTTCCTCCGGTACTGCCTGCGCACCCTGAGCGACAGCGGACGCAAGCGGGTCACCCTGGTGCACAAGAGCAACGCCGTGCCCCACACGGGTCGCCTCTGGCAGGAGGTCTTCCGCGCCGAACTCGACCGGCACCCGGGGCTGGTGGGAAGCGACGAGTATGTCGACTCCTTCTGTTACCACCTGGTTCGAGACTCCTCGCCCTACGAGGGCATCGTCGCCTCCAACCTCTTCGGCGACATCGTCAGCGACATCGGCGCAGCCCTCATGGGCGGACTCGGTCTGGCCGCCAGCGCGAGCATCTGCCCGGAGACCGGCTACGCCCTGTTCGAACCGGTGCACGGAAGCGCGCCCGACATCGCTGGGCGGGGCATCGCCAATCCGTACGCCACGGCCACGGCGGCGGCTCTCATGCTCGACCATCTCGGGCACCACTCGGCAGCGGTCCCGCTGCGCCGGGCGCTGGCCTCTGCGGCACGAAGTGACGCGGCCACCCCGGACATGGGAGGCCACGGGACCACCGCGACGTTCATCGGGGAAGTCATGGCGTGCCTCGAGAAGGACCTCTCCGACGAGAGCACGGTGTCCCATGGCTGA
- a CDS encoding aconitase family protein, which yields MRPPSNARDEDFEERRISLRGNVLVLTEDTDVVAAQLSGGPVPGPAELLRAPLMNNISTDEIIPGWCCYWYDEKLGDYAYLGLRDKKVTEGALKSFAPQIIVSGEAKGCGSSREHAVYAEKYAGVEVVFARSFERIYEQNCRNVGIITCTDFDLLESLLDGEELPLEAFTRRANNIERAIVDLGGLFGFNREGSSITPEFAAARPLNVVEKILQGALSPRNPLPEDASVSVGESYFVTTDVRFSHEYVTPMAAGMFAQQFGPDARLAEPDSCYFFQDHLSLAGPVLKRRPNGDQLIARVDDLGVRQREFAELGGGHFIGPRENGGSQAICHNHILEHVARPGDVIIGTDSHTCTAGAVGALAFGVGATDIANSWYNREILVKVPAVVRVELDGVLRPGVCAKDVMLNLLAHPGIEGSRTLGKVLLFTGSGAKSLSVDERATLCNMAVEAGGMTAMFEADDITRAHLARRTPALPDAAALTSDPGADYASTVTVALDTVEPMVALPGDPRNAVPLASVHEEIRVDKAYGGSCTGGKAEDMDMYASVFRLAREQGLSVPEGVQAYIQVGSEAVMDHAAKHGYLDLFEQVGVTVLPPSCGACINAGPGVSERPDEITVSAQNRNFPGRSGPGQVYLTSPYVVAASAIAGRLSSVEDMFTAGARS from the coding sequence TTGCGACCGCCGAGTAACGCCCGGGACGAGGACTTCGAGGAGCGCCGGATCAGTCTGCGCGGCAACGTCCTCGTCCTGACCGAGGACACCGATGTCGTGGCCGCGCAGCTGTCGGGCGGCCCGGTGCCCGGCCCCGCCGAGCTGCTGCGTGCGCCGCTCATGAACAACATCTCCACCGACGAGATCATCCCCGGCTGGTGCTGCTACTGGTACGACGAGAAGCTCGGCGACTACGCCTATCTGGGGCTGCGGGACAAGAAGGTGACCGAGGGCGCCCTGAAGTCGTTCGCCCCCCAGATCATCGTCAGTGGTGAGGCGAAGGGCTGCGGCTCGTCCCGGGAACACGCCGTCTACGCCGAGAAGTACGCGGGCGTCGAGGTCGTCTTCGCCCGTTCCTTCGAGCGGATCTACGAGCAGAACTGCCGCAACGTCGGCATCATCACCTGCACCGACTTCGACCTCCTGGAGTCCCTCCTCGACGGCGAGGAGCTGCCGCTGGAGGCGTTCACCCGGCGCGCCAACAACATCGAGCGGGCCATCGTAGACCTCGGCGGGCTGTTCGGCTTCAATCGCGAGGGCTCGAGCATCACGCCGGAGTTCGCCGCCGCGCGCCCGTTGAACGTCGTGGAGAAGATTCTTCAGGGCGCCCTCTCGCCGCGTAATCCGCTCCCCGAGGACGCGTCGGTGAGCGTCGGCGAGTCGTACTTCGTCACGACGGACGTCCGGTTCTCGCACGAGTACGTCACCCCCATGGCCGCGGGCATGTTCGCGCAGCAGTTCGGCCCGGACGCCCGGCTCGCCGAGCCGGACAGCTGCTACTTCTTCCAGGACCACCTCTCCCTGGCAGGCCCCGTCCTGAAGCGCCGCCCGAACGGTGACCAGCTCATCGCACGCGTCGACGATCTCGGCGTACGGCAGCGGGAGTTCGCGGAGCTCGGCGGCGGGCACTTCATCGGCCCCCGCGAGAACGGCGGGAGCCAGGCGATCTGCCACAACCACATCCTGGAGCACGTGGCCCGGCCCGGTGACGTGATCATCGGCACCGACAGCCATACCTGCACCGCTGGTGCCGTCGGTGCCCTGGCCTTCGGAGTGGGCGCCACCGACATCGCCAACTCCTGGTACAACCGCGAGATCCTGGTGAAGGTGCCGGCCGTCGTCCGGGTCGAACTCGACGGCGTCCTGCGTCCGGGTGTCTGTGCCAAGGACGTCATGCTCAATCTGCTGGCCCACCCGGGGATCGAGGGCAGCCGAACCCTGGGCAAGGTCCTGCTGTTCACCGGCTCGGGCGCGAAGTCCCTGAGTGTCGACGAACGCGCCACCCTGTGCAACATGGCGGTCGAGGCGGGGGGCATGACCGCCATGTTCGAGGCCGATGACATCACCCGGGCGCATCTGGCCCGCCGCACTCCGGCGCTTCCCGACGCCGCCGCGCTGACGTCGGACCCGGGCGCGGACTACGCGTCCACCGTGACCGTCGCCCTGGACACCGTCGAACCGATGGTCGCCCTGCCCGGAGACCCGCGCAACGCCGTCCCGCTCGCCTCCGTGCACGAGGAGATCCGCGTCGACAAGGCGTACGGCGGCTCCTGCACAGGTGGCAAGGCCGAGGACATGGACATGTACGCCAGCGTCTTCCGTCTCGCCCGCGAACAGGGACTGTCGGTGCCCGAGGGCGTCCAGGCGTACATCCAGGTCGGCAGCGAGGCCGTGATGGACCACGCCGCGAAACACGGCTATCTCGACCTCTTCGAGCAGGTCGGCGTCACCGTCCTGCCGCCCTCCTGCGGGGCTTGCATCAATGCGGGACCGGGTGTCTCGGAGCGGCCCGACGAGATCACCGTCAGTGCGCAGAACCGCAACTTCCCAGGCCGCTCGGGGCCCGGCCAGGTCTATCTGACCTCCCCGTACGTGGTCGCGGCGAGCGCCATCGCGGGGCGGCTCAGCTCAGTGGAGGACATGTTCACCGCCGGAGCGCGCTCATGA
- a CDS encoding LeuA family protein → MTGQGARPSDDIWFNWNTVDVGAASHPPAYSGTFFDETLRDGLQAPHIRNPSVDQKLVILDHMARAGVRSADLGFPGSDPEALNECVQLARHIIDSGYQIVPGYAGRTHPADIAAICEIAERAGTTVDAYLFIGVSPIRQYVEDWSIATIQRSIVNSAAACLHSDVDFVLVLEDAVRCTPEVLGQVYDAAIDSGVTRLTLCDTVGAARPEGTAALLHWTNQYFASRQRSVALEWHGHNDRGLALANSLTALALGCARVHGTILGIGERAGNASLDQLMINSHLDGREAYDLRALGEYGAYASEVLNVGIPQNYPALGRDVFKTSAGVHASAILKAHQKGNTLVKDSVYSSVPASYLGREQEVLIDEASGTNNVRYWLTVHGYDSTDASLLKKILAGAKSNRGPLTDEQIGQIIATAE, encoded by the coding sequence ATGACCGGCCAAGGCGCTCGTCCGAGCGACGACATCTGGTTCAACTGGAACACCGTGGACGTCGGCGCCGCCTCGCACCCCCCGGCATACTCCGGAACGTTCTTTGACGAGACCCTCCGCGATGGCCTTCAGGCGCCGCACATCAGAAATCCGTCGGTCGATCAGAAACTGGTCATCCTGGACCACATGGCCCGCGCCGGGGTGCGCTCGGCCGACCTGGGCTTCCCGGGGTCGGATCCGGAGGCGCTGAACGAGTGCGTGCAGTTGGCTCGGCACATCATCGATTCCGGGTACCAAATCGTCCCGGGTTACGCCGGCCGTACCCACCCGGCTGACATCGCCGCGATCTGCGAGATCGCGGAGCGGGCCGGGACGACGGTGGACGCGTACCTCTTCATCGGTGTGAGCCCCATCCGGCAGTACGTCGAGGACTGGAGCATCGCCACCATCCAGCGCAGCATCGTCAATTCCGCGGCGGCCTGCCTGCACAGCGACGTCGACTTCGTCCTGGTCCTTGAGGACGCGGTGCGCTGCACCCCCGAGGTCCTCGGTCAGGTATACGACGCCGCGATCGATTCCGGGGTGACCCGGCTGACCCTGTGCGACACCGTCGGGGCCGCCCGTCCGGAAGGCACGGCGGCGCTGCTGCACTGGACAAACCAGTACTTCGCGAGTCGGCAGCGGTCCGTCGCCCTGGAATGGCACGGCCACAACGACCGGGGCCTCGCCCTCGCGAACTCCCTGACGGCGCTCGCACTGGGCTGCGCTCGCGTGCACGGCACGATCCTGGGAATCGGGGAGCGCGCGGGCAACGCCTCCCTGGACCAGCTGATGATCAACAGCCATCTCGACGGGCGCGAGGCATACGACCTGAGGGCGCTCGGGGAGTACGGCGCGTACGCGTCGGAGGTTCTGAACGTGGGCATCCCGCAGAACTACCCCGCGCTGGGCCGGGACGTCTTCAAGACCAGCGCCGGTGTGCACGCTTCCGCGATCCTCAAGGCCCATCAGAAGGGCAACACGCTGGTCAAGGACAGTGTGTACTCCAGCGTCCCGGCCAGCTATCTCGGCCGTGAGCAGGAGGTGCTGATCGACGAGGCGTCCGGCACCAACAACGTGCGCTACTGGCTGACCGTCCACGGCTACGACAGCACCGACGCGTCCCTCCTCAAGAAGATCCTGGCCGGCGCGAAGTCCAACCGCGGCCCCCTCACCGACGAGCAGATAGGGCAGATCATTGCGACCGCCGAGTAA
- a CDS encoding aldehyde dehydrogenase family protein has product MSTQSIHESVRSAIKRARAAQAEAESWDQTRVDDVVAAVGWQCYREENARRLAALSHAETRLGDAEHLYALQRRRVLGILHDLQGATTVGVVEETPHLGLRKIAKPVGVIAAASPATAPSPGIICNALPMLKTRNAVVFTPNPRARKVAEETVALIRTGLEEVGAPADLVQCLDVSGREAAEELMSAADLVVAVGGKGTVRRAYLSGTPAIGAGVGNPTVIVDETSDCREAARMIQWGASYNNGTSCSSESNVLVHRSIADEFRAELVRSGAYVCTGVETKELQDVLWPSGETLNRDLIGQSADVIAAAAGLTLEEPEKITALVLECEDVRGDSPILLEKLSPVVTLSVYDDFHHAVESVKLVEDRCGRGHSCGIHSELPERVSYLAEQMPTSRVVVNQSTMTNSGSFGSGVPFTTTLSSGSWGGSSVSGNVTWREYINHTTVSWPIEERRADEAVIFGRHWANTEVQASR; this is encoded by the coding sequence GTGAGTACACAGTCCATCCATGAATCCGTACGGAGCGCCATCAAACGGGCACGTGCCGCGCAGGCCGAGGCGGAATCATGGGACCAGACGCGAGTCGACGACGTCGTCGCGGCCGTCGGATGGCAGTGCTACCGAGAGGAGAACGCCAGACGGCTCGCCGCGCTCAGTCACGCGGAGACCAGGCTCGGCGACGCGGAGCACCTCTATGCCCTGCAGCGGAGGCGGGTGCTCGGAATACTCCATGACCTCCAGGGCGCGACCACCGTGGGCGTGGTCGAGGAGACGCCGCACCTCGGACTCCGGAAGATCGCCAAGCCCGTCGGAGTGATCGCGGCGGCCAGCCCGGCCACCGCCCCGAGCCCCGGGATCATCTGCAACGCGCTCCCCATGCTCAAGACCCGCAACGCGGTGGTCTTCACCCCCAACCCGAGGGCGCGCAAGGTCGCCGAAGAGACCGTCGCGCTGATCCGTACAGGCCTCGAGGAAGTGGGTGCCCCCGCCGACCTCGTCCAGTGCCTCGACGTCAGCGGCAGGGAGGCCGCCGAGGAACTGATGTCCGCCGCGGACCTCGTCGTCGCGGTGGGCGGCAAGGGCACGGTGCGTCGCGCCTATCTGAGCGGAACCCCCGCCATCGGGGCGGGCGTCGGCAATCCCACGGTGATCGTCGACGAGACGTCCGACTGCCGCGAGGCGGCCCGCATGATCCAATGGGGCGCCAGCTACAACAACGGCACCTCCTGCTCGTCGGAGAGCAACGTACTGGTGCACCGTTCCATCGCGGACGAGTTCCGGGCGGAACTCGTCAGGTCCGGTGCGTACGTCTGCACGGGCGTCGAGACCAAGGAGTTGCAGGACGTCCTCTGGCCGTCCGGCGAAACCTTGAACCGTGATCTGATCGGCCAGTCCGCCGACGTGATCGCCGCCGCCGCCGGCCTGACGCTGGAAGAGCCGGAGAAGATCACAGCCCTCGTTCTCGAATGTGAGGACGTGAGGGGAGACAGCCCCATTCTTTTGGAAAAGCTGTCCCCGGTGGTTACGTTGTCCGTATACGACGACTTCCACCACGCAGTGGAATCGGTGAAGCTGGTCGAGGACCGGTGTGGTCGTGGGCACAGCTGTGGAATCCACTCCGAGCTTCCCGAACGGGTGTCATATCTGGCGGAACAGATGCCGACATCCCGTGTGGTCGTCAATCAGTCGACCATGACGAACAGCGGGAGCTTCGGAAGCGGCGTACCGTTCACCACGACTCTGTCCAGCGGTAGTTGGGGCGGAAGCAGCGTGTCCGGGAACGTCACGTGGCGTGAGTACATCAACCACACCACCGTCTCCTGGCCCATCGAGGAGCGCAGGGCGGACGAAGCAGTGATCTTCGGCCGGCACTGGGCGAACACGGAAGTTCAAGCCTCCCGATAG